A single Fimbriimonadia bacterium DNA region contains:
- a CDS encoding carboxypeptidase regulatory-like domain-containing protein, with translation MKPKGATVIGVILSAALLFASPVSSFSQTPPPPEDAAKFADRGGLIRTKQNRSELPGAQSVERIPGVPEKNVVTFPVIQTPFEIGKHMLFSKESFRARWQGTTRGGPPQDRDITLTAADVLEPKFAQGDTRLWFSSNATGVDSTGRLVWDGVNQAYHIWRCDMEGLNAQQLTGNDPNLPEERFGEQRYPDTNLASNAIVYSQRSTVGSGNFDIYVRYLSTNIPPIRVNYDPVRPLGDSIHPAFSPGGTEIVFAARLASGGPYKLYRSRADGSPYPDGAFTRQLTEPPAGADDVDPDWSPDGSRIIFVRRTATSERLYMYVLGMPLDGAMPWTNFQVGGTPSKDRDPVWRSDGARILFASTRKARYDGKLSIRVTANSVGESYDIYQYSPEIPEDNAVNVPVAYTADPAGDTTGKQGATDPTEAFRLNWLVYVSDRPNPPVNQIDGFHDLWIGLFVDSTPPLLEVLPIVEPREGMPGQPIKIKAWVSDLQTGVKHVYAQFKDPDGAEVDSEGVEHRLYLKLRGDLPDPFGQRAFPATGQKMDLFVEIGQEVVNPYTYNYAFPWALFVGTVGASDLRDGLQLFDDGPISEGGNEPEGEVAGDNWYTNTWVTPLQPSDFYLDLLVEDVAGNQLVYDNISGFTTQLFAARNPILFVADYVAGQLFAQDLNFDPLLGRLFARTTWAPVESYWLRNPATHGENAWFYTTAGVRDKFYLPAPWGEPYPRTGETLDTLGPTAVYQEADIWRTQCRGPIPLTALAQYLPRFDQQVDPNNPLQTRQVLVAERAVVWAAPYSGDLWTERVGIHIQEVRQVVQQYLDAGGRLVLSGQDIAWALTQGGQIPSTFLTNYFKVQYVDDVGPDVAQGTYNASRHRLLDSGDVIEGGPGDPVVLGPWDFHWIRPDGELDDWAQQNFLADPAQLVKTPFGLQLQTPGVLVAGSVTIDGAWNQLWIDSINAVGTVSIPTTWRPYRYSSGGFASVAATHASRAKTVFLSYGLEGVHSSHRVITVPIYGDVAWSDSRRYEQLHGMLCWMRTARAYGKVEAIDPDTLEKRPEAGVLVRWISGNGKDPTTVGQVLGAALTDSNGEYVITGLPPGHYFVDAVKPGFRIQHPEVILGIHGGQVNKEDANTINLIITKEPPGSVTGRVVDENGSPVGNVTVTLTSDFPTIPPVSGLTDSQGRFLITCNRGNWTVTVDGTAIGFSDTSQPPSATVVVDAGVTTTVNTGNPDPPGSDTFIIFRPPGNVTGTVTSTEEGNPVIPGAQLTARITRFGQQVTYGPVLTDGNGQYDFAGSGIDLPAGNYVLVVSAFGFRTRDDISVNVISGSSITQDVQLTPVSPRTLRGYVKTRLSGSSFEAAPAGLPVLVKLNDVTVCNTVTFSPPITSGGNVYNYEFAAPDCKLGDNINTYTVHVDTTGTGFRPPAPITVTVPDGDTPPDGLPKYADDIILTPLANFARFINLISVPFNYLTDDPKQLLNGGLNFKLTTWDVDRQLFLNYPMAPADRFRLGRGYFLSNDTNMALTTPGTPADPNNIYPIAIKKGWNLIGDPFQFDVRLGNSFISGPGGVLGYNEAVAAGWVVPIIWKMQSGFLVKDESLTLGQYQGAWFLAYEDVTLLVDPAGGSAPGGDGRAYGPEGSDWWRLTDGWRLPIHVHTETGLQDTAAFIGVASSATDGFDSRYDFPRPPSDEENYVRVYVPRTDWGVRSGRYISDVRGPVAGTQVWNFVVETNGAGSQVTLRWPAMSQLPRNLNLVLMDEQTGKRVFMRSTSSYSFVPSDGAARKFRIESISANRVLRITNPVAQATRSGVASVSFTLSTEASVQVTVLSASGKRVRVIDDRLVATAGVQSVTWDGRDSQGVSVPPGMYTIEVRATTEDGQIARAVAPIVLKR, from the coding sequence GTGAAACCTAAAGGCGCTACGGTGATTGGCGTTATTCTCAGCGCCGCGCTCTTATTCGCTTCTCCTGTTTCATCATTCTCACAGACCCCTCCCCCGCCTGAGGACGCCGCGAAGTTCGCCGATCGGGGCGGTCTCATTCGAACGAAACAGAACCGTTCGGAACTGCCTGGGGCGCAGTCGGTGGAGCGAATTCCAGGCGTACCCGAGAAGAACGTGGTCACTTTCCCGGTGATCCAGACGCCGTTCGAGATCGGCAAGCACATGTTGTTTTCCAAGGAGAGCTTCCGCGCGCGGTGGCAAGGCACGACTCGGGGCGGCCCCCCTCAAGACCGCGACATCACGCTGACGGCCGCCGACGTTCTCGAGCCCAAGTTTGCGCAGGGCGACACGAGGCTCTGGTTCTCCTCGAACGCCACCGGCGTCGATTCCACCGGGCGTCTAGTGTGGGACGGGGTCAACCAGGCCTACCACATCTGGCGTTGCGACATGGAGGGGCTGAATGCGCAGCAGTTGACCGGCAACGATCCGAATCTGCCGGAGGAGCGCTTCGGCGAACAGCGCTACCCAGACACCAACTTGGCCTCCAATGCAATCGTATACTCCCAGCGCAGCACCGTCGGGTCGGGCAACTTCGACATCTACGTCCGATACCTCAGCACGAACATCCCGCCCATCCGAGTGAACTACGACCCGGTGCGCCCGCTCGGCGATAGTATTCATCCCGCTTTCTCACCCGGTGGAACCGAAATCGTATTCGCCGCGCGCCTCGCCAGCGGAGGACCGTACAAACTTTACCGCTCACGCGCGGATGGATCGCCGTACCCGGACGGGGCCTTCACTCGGCAGCTGACGGAGCCGCCCGCAGGTGCGGATGACGTTGACCCCGACTGGTCTCCCGATGGCTCGCGCATCATATTCGTACGTCGCACCGCTACGAGCGAGCGTCTGTACATGTACGTATTGGGTATGCCGCTCGACGGCGCGATGCCTTGGACAAACTTCCAAGTAGGAGGCACGCCGTCGAAGGATCGCGACCCGGTCTGGCGGAGTGACGGAGCACGCATTCTCTTTGCTTCGACGCGCAAGGCGCGTTACGACGGCAAGCTGAGCATCCGCGTAACGGCCAACAGTGTGGGCGAGAGCTACGATATTTACCAGTACAGCCCGGAGATTCCAGAGGACAACGCAGTCAACGTCCCGGTGGCTTACACAGCTGATCCTGCGGGAGACACGACCGGTAAGCAAGGCGCGACGGATCCGACGGAGGCATTCCGGCTTAACTGGCTCGTGTACGTGTCGGACCGTCCGAACCCCCCAGTGAACCAGATCGATGGTTTTCACGACCTCTGGATAGGACTCTTCGTGGACTCGACACCGCCGCTGCTCGAAGTGCTGCCCATCGTCGAACCACGCGAAGGCATGCCGGGGCAACCGATCAAGATCAAAGCCTGGGTCAGCGACCTCCAAACGGGCGTGAAGCACGTGTACGCGCAGTTCAAAGACCCGGATGGAGCTGAGGTGGACAGCGAAGGTGTGGAGCACCGCCTGTACCTGAAACTCCGCGGTGATCTGCCCGACCCGTTCGGCCAACGAGCTTTCCCGGCTACTGGCCAGAAGATGGACCTCTTCGTGGAGATCGGCCAAGAGGTCGTCAACCCGTACACCTACAACTACGCCTTCCCGTGGGCTTTGTTTGTTGGTACGGTAGGAGCCTCCGACCTACGGGACGGCCTGCAGTTGTTCGACGACGGACCGATCAGCGAAGGGGGCAACGAGCCGGAAGGCGAGGTTGCGGGGGACAACTGGTACACCAATACATGGGTGACACCGTTGCAGCCGAGCGACTTCTACCTCGACCTGCTCGTGGAAGACGTCGCAGGCAACCAACTCGTCTACGACAACATCTCTGGCTTTACCACTCAGCTATTTGCGGCCAGAAACCCGATCCTGTTCGTTGCAGATTACGTAGCAGGACAGCTCTTCGCGCAGGACCTCAACTTCGATCCGTTGCTCGGCCGACTCTTCGCCCGCACCACATGGGCCCCAGTGGAGAGCTACTGGCTGCGCAACCCAGCGACGCACGGCGAGAACGCATGGTTCTATACCACGGCGGGAGTGCGCGACAAGTTCTACCTACCTGCGCCTTGGGGTGAGCCGTATCCTCGGACCGGCGAGACGCTAGATACGCTCGGCCCGACTGCAGTCTATCAAGAGGCCGACATCTGGCGCACTCAGTGCCGTGGCCCGATCCCGCTGACGGCCCTCGCGCAGTACCTACCACGATTCGATCAGCAAGTGGATCCTAACAACCCGCTGCAGACCCGCCAAGTGCTGGTCGCGGAGCGCGCGGTAGTGTGGGCAGCTCCGTACTCTGGCGACCTCTGGACGGAGCGCGTCGGCATTCATATCCAAGAGGTCCGACAAGTAGTTCAGCAGTATTTGGACGCGGGTGGCCGCCTCGTGCTGAGTGGTCAGGATATTGCCTGGGCACTAACACAGGGCGGACAGATACCTAGCACCTTCTTGACTAACTACTTCAAAGTGCAGTACGTAGACGACGTCGGGCCCGACGTCGCACAAGGCACCTACAACGCCTCTCGGCACCGCCTGCTCGACTCGGGCGACGTGATCGAGGGTGGGCCGGGAGATCCGGTGGTCCTCGGTCCGTGGGACTTCCACTGGATACGCCCAGACGGCGAGCTCGACGATTGGGCGCAGCAGAACTTCCTGGCGGATCCGGCGCAGTTGGTAAAGACGCCGTTCGGATTGCAGCTCCAAACACCAGGTGTGTTAGTGGCCGGGTCAGTCACCATCGACGGTGCTTGGAACCAGCTCTGGATCGACTCCATCAATGCGGTCGGCACGGTTAGCATTCCGACGACTTGGAGACCCTATAGGTACTCTTCAGGTGGCTTCGCCTCGGTAGCGGCAACGCACGCGTCGAGAGCTAAGACTGTGTTTCTTTCGTACGGGTTGGAGGGGGTCCACTCGTCGCATCGAGTGATCACGGTCCCAATATATGGAGACGTAGCGTGGTCGGACAGTCGTCGCTACGAGCAGCTTCATGGCATGCTGTGCTGGATGAGGACCGCCCGGGCCTATGGTAAGGTCGAGGCGATAGACCCGGACACGCTGGAGAAGAGGCCGGAAGCAGGTGTGCTCGTCCGGTGGATCAGTGGGAACGGAAAGGACCCCACAACGGTCGGCCAGGTGCTCGGAGCGGCCTTGACTGATTCCAACGGGGAGTATGTAATCACCGGTCTGCCGCCGGGTCACTACTTCGTGGACGCTGTCAAGCCCGGCTTCCGTATCCAACACCCCGAGGTGATCCTGGGTATCCACGGTGGCCAGGTCAACAAGGAAGATGCCAACACTATCAACTTGATTATCACGAAAGAGCCACCGGGATCCGTAACCGGGCGAGTCGTGGATGAGAACGGCTCGCCGGTGGGCAACGTGACGGTTACGCTGACCTCCGACTTCCCGACTATTCCGCCCGTTTCCGGTCTGACGGACAGCCAGGGTCGGTTCCTTATCACCTGCAACCGAGGTAACTGGACGGTTACCGTTGACGGCACTGCGATAGGATTCTCTGATACTAGCCAGCCGCCGTCCGCGACCGTCGTGGTGGATGCTGGCGTCACGACGACCGTAAACACCGGCAACCCGGATCCGCCTGGCTCCGACACGTTCATCATCTTTAGGCCGCCTGGGAACGTCACCGGAACCGTGACATCTACCGAAGAGGGGAATCCTGTCATTCCCGGCGCGCAACTAACTGCTCGTATCACCCGGTTCGGGCAACAGGTGACCTATGGCCCCGTGCTGACCGATGGCAACGGTCAGTACGACTTCGCGGGCAGTGGCATAGACCTTCCTGCGGGGAACTACGTTCTCGTGGTGTCGGCATTCGGCTTCCGTACCCGGGACGATATCTCGGTGAACGTTATTTCTGGCTCGTCGATCACGCAGGACGTCCAGTTGACACCGGTCTCGCCTCGCACCCTTCGTGGCTATGTCAAGACGAGGCTGAGCGGCAGTAGCTTCGAGGCCGCACCCGCCGGTCTGCCTGTGCTCGTGAAGCTCAACGACGTGACGGTGTGCAACACGGTGACGTTCTCGCCGCCGATTACCTCGGGTGGCAACGTCTATAACTATGAGTTCGCCGCCCCCGACTGCAAGTTGGGTGACAACATCAACACGTACACAGTGCACGTGGACACCACGGGGACCGGATTCCGGCCACCTGCACCTATCACGGTGACAGTGCCGGACGGGGACACTCCGCCGGATGGATTGCCCAAGTATGCCGACGACATCATCCTAACTCCGCTGGCGAACTTCGCGAGGTTCATCAACCTGATCTCGGTTCCGTTCAACTACCTGACCGACGATCCGAAGCAGCTGCTCAACGGTGGTCTTAACTTCAAGCTGACGACTTGGGACGTTGACAGGCAGTTGTTCCTCAACTACCCGATGGCACCGGCGGACCGGTTCCGACTCGGCCGAGGCTACTTCCTGTCCAACGACACGAACATGGCGCTTACCACGCCTGGAACGCCTGCCGACCCGAACAACATCTACCCAATCGCTATCAAGAAGGGGTGGAACCTGATCGGCGATCCGTTCCAGTTCGACGTTCGGCTGGGTAACAGCTTCATAAGTGGACCGGGAGGCGTCCTCGGCTATAACGAGGCAGTGGCTGCCGGGTGGGTAGTACCCATCATCTGGAAGATGCAGTCCGGCTTCCTGGTGAAGGACGAAAGCCTAACACTGGGACAGTACCAGGGTGCATGGTTCCTGGCCTATGAGGACGTGACGTTGCTGGTGGATCCTGCTGGCGGTTCGGCACCAGGCGGTGACGGCAGGGCCTACGGTCCCGAAGGTTCCGATTGGTGGCGACTGACCGATGGCTGGCGCTTGCCCATCCATGTCCACACAGAGACAGGGCTTCAGGATACGGCAGCGTTCATCGGCGTCGCGAGCAGTGCGACAGACGGGTTCGATAGCAGGTACGACTTCCCGCGGCCGCCTTCTGATGAGGAGAACTACGTGCGCGTGTACGTACCTCGCACGGACTGGGGTGTACGCTCCGGTAGGTACATCTCGGACGTTCGTGGGCCCGTTGCCGGGACTCAGGTCTGGAATTTCGTGGTAGAGACGAACGGTGCCGGCTCGCAGGTAACACTGCGCTGGCCCGCGATGAGTCAATTGCCTCGCAACCTGAACCTCGTTCTAATGGACGAGCAGACCGGCAAGCGAGTGTTCATGCGCTCAACCTCGTCCTACAGCTTCGTGCCTTCGGACGGTGCGGCGCGCAAGTTCCGCATCGAGTCGATCTCAGCGAATAGGGTGCTGCGTATCACGAACCCCGTTGCCCAGGCGACTCGGAGCGGGGTGGCATCGGTCAGCTTCACCCTCTCGACAGAGGCCAGTGTCCAGGTGACCGTGCTGTCGGCATCCGGCAAGCGAGTGCGCGTGATTGACGATCGACTGGTTGCGACTGCTGGTGTGCAGTCCGTAACGTGGGATGGGCGAGATAGTCAGGGCGTGTCTGTGCCGCCCGGCATGTATACGATTGAGGTGCGGGCCACGACCGAGGACGGCCAGATTGCTCGCGCCGTGGCGCCTATCGTGCTGAAGCGCTAA
- the rpsA gene encoding 30S ribosomal protein S1 yields the protein MIDEELEPGIPTATPGDDMPTVAESSQPEPTVGISNGEEEPASMEEALQDDTLRREYDQSFRRLSRGQLLRGTVVHVEPDRVFVDMGGKTEGIIPLAELSAEPLTTAEGVVNLGDEISVVVLNPEGADGNPVLSKKRADFEDWWAKIERCYERQEIITALVTERVKGGLVVDIGVRGFVPATHVGNGKLRNIERFVGQSLPLRILEIDRERRKVVLSNRLAEEERREEAKHRIFGSLRVGEVVDGVVRRIVDYGAFVDIGGVDGLLHVSEMSWTRINHPSEVLKEGDEIKVKILRLDQEIGKISLGYRQVQPDPWSIVADKYKVGQVIEVPVSRLVQSGAFVKLEEGVEAWLPVSEMAHRRVSRPSEVVTEGQTIQCQVMDIRAPERRMVVSLRALERHIEREAVERHGRSSHKGGATIGERVGALKEMLTRKSEETAVAKAEHSTEEAPAPEAASQTESVPEPAAEEPVAPEPPVAEEPASDPEPVEVPAEASAEDAAAPDETQS from the coding sequence ATGATTGACGAGGAACTTGAGCCTGGCATTCCGACCGCCACGCCAGGCGACGACATGCCGACCGTAGCCGAATCTTCTCAGCCCGAGCCGACCGTCGGCATCTCCAACGGCGAGGAGGAGCCCGCCTCGATGGAAGAGGCTCTCCAAGACGATACCTTGAGGCGGGAGTACGACCAGTCTTTCCGCCGCCTCTCTCGCGGGCAGTTGCTCCGTGGCACCGTCGTCCACGTCGAACCCGACCGCGTTTTCGTGGACATGGGAGGGAAGACGGAGGGCATCATTCCCCTTGCCGAACTGAGTGCCGAGCCACTCACCACGGCTGAGGGTGTAGTGAACTTGGGCGACGAGATCTCGGTAGTCGTCCTGAACCCCGAGGGAGCCGACGGCAACCCGGTTCTCTCGAAGAAGAGGGCGGATTTCGAGGATTGGTGGGCCAAGATCGAGCGCTGCTATGAGCGCCAAGAGATCATTACTGCACTGGTCACAGAGCGAGTGAAGGGCGGCCTCGTCGTAGACATCGGGGTCCGTGGTTTCGTCCCGGCGACCCACGTGGGAAACGGCAAGCTTCGGAACATCGAGCGCTTCGTCGGCCAGAGCCTCCCGCTTCGCATTCTCGAAATCGACCGAGAGCGACGCAAGGTTGTTCTGTCGAACCGATTGGCCGAGGAGGAGCGGCGCGAAGAGGCAAAACATCGCATCTTCGGCTCTTTACGCGTAGGCGAAGTGGTGGACGGCGTGGTTCGGCGTATCGTAGATTACGGTGCGTTCGTGGATATCGGCGGCGTGGATGGTCTGTTGCACGTGAGCGAGATGTCCTGGACTCGCATCAACCACCCGTCCGAGGTTCTGAAGGAAGGCGACGAGATCAAGGTCAAGATCCTTCGTCTGGATCAGGAGATCGGCAAAATCTCCCTCGGCTACCGCCAAGTTCAGCCCGATCCTTGGAGCATCGTAGCTGACAAGTACAAGGTCGGGCAGGTCATCGAAGTGCCCGTGTCGCGCCTCGTTCAGTCGGGAGCGTTCGTCAAACTCGAAGAGGGTGTGGAGGCGTGGCTGCCGGTCAGCGAAATGGCGCACAGGCGGGTCTCCCGCCCGTCGGAGGTCGTCACCGAGGGACAGACGATTCAGTGTCAGGTGATGGACATTCGCGCCCCAGAGCGGCGTATGGTAGTGAGCCTCCGGGCTCTGGAGCGCCATATCGAGCGGGAGGCGGTGGAACGACACGGACGTTCGAGCCACAAGGGCGGGGCGACCATCGGCGAGCGCGTTGGCGCACTGAAAGAGATGCTCACGAGGAAGTCGGAGGAAACTGCTGTAGCCAAGGCGGAACATTCCACTGAGGAAGCACCTGCCCCCGAGGCAGCATCTCAGACGGAGAGTGTTCCGGAGCCGGCTGCCGAAGAACCTGTCGCTCCCGAGCCTCCTGTGGCAGAAGAGCCCGCGAGTGACCCGGAGCCTGTGGAAGTGCCTGCCGAGGCCTCAGCCGAAGACGCCGCTGCTCCGGATGAAACGCAATCCTAG
- the coaE gene encoding dephospho-CoA kinase (Dephospho-CoA kinase (CoaE) performs the final step in coenzyme A biosynthesis.), translated as MLQRTNSGAASRSRSGAVVSRPPGPLHVAITGGACAGKSTVLSYFAELGVPTFSADEVARELTRPGTSLAKAVAEAVGPGATLPDGALNRRFIARRIFEDDSLRRKVEALLHRPIMARLGDLSAQTPGDVHCFEIPLLIEAGLQGEFHRVILCRCGRREQMRRLVARWEGDERLARRILSAQISDAERRPHAHFVVMTNRPPEKVRKRVEAILANLRRTSRVHA; from the coding sequence GTGCTGCAAAGAACGAACTCTGGCGCCGCTTCGCGTTCGCGAAGCGGCGCTGTCGTTTCCCGGCCTCCCGGCCCGTTGCACGTGGCGATTACCGGGGGCGCCTGCGCCGGAAAGTCCACCGTCCTCAGCTACTTCGCCGAGCTCGGGGTCCCCACGTTCAGTGCCGACGAGGTGGCTCGCGAACTCACCCGACCAGGCACCTCGCTCGCGAAAGCAGTGGCTGAAGCCGTTGGACCCGGGGCTACGCTGCCCGACGGTGCGCTGAACCGGCGATTCATCGCCCGACGCATTTTCGAAGACGACTCGCTTCGGCGGAAGGTCGAAGCGCTGCTGCACCGGCCCATCATGGCTCGGCTTGGAGATCTGTCGGCGCAGACCCCAGGCGACGTCCACTGCTTCGAGATCCCACTGCTCATCGAGGCCGGCCTCCAAGGCGAGTTCCACCGTGTGATCCTCTGTCGGTGCGGGCGACGGGAACAAATGAGGAGATTGGTTGCCCGCTGGGAAGGAGATGAGAGGCTGGCTCGGCGAATACTCTCGGCACAGATCTCTGACGCGGAGAGAAGGCCGCATGCGCATTTCGTCGTGATGACGAATCGCCCGCCGGAAAAGGTTCGAAAGCGCGTGGAGGCGATTCTGGCGAACCTGCGGAGAACGTCGCGCGTCCATGCTTAG
- a CDS encoding S8 family serine peptidase: MREWLIGLSLAFAAAVAAQTNEAGAVVNGEIRVTLAPGTTVAQARAFADANGLEFVRAMRVPNSFLLRVKQAAMPNASQLAAEKAADLAKLPGVRNPEPNWKYFRHEQTPNDPLYSQQWNLKQMNVHLTWDFQKGKDGIVVCVLDTSVDISHPDFQLGGGQSRLLPGYNADDDSDDPSPGPNWPDSHGTMVASVIAAATNNAIGMAGVCWEGIKILPIRATDNPWFFSAALYEESLQWVVDYNNSRTPKVAVLNLSLGSYNQSAREEELINQIFNQGTLIVASSGNDRPVLAGWPASYKNVISIGATARGGAIASYSNPGSTDRSRKVDFAAPAGDGYGPSEATTVMDMRGIYTTAVGTSFSAPMASGAIAMLLSQGVAPTDVFDVLRSSANTHNLSVPNPDYGYGEIDLFEALRRFGGSVQFLTPAANEVFEYTNIRVRIRLGNVVPESVVVRDGTTVIPHGTITPIDSVFSEIDFTRAFSSGSHTLSVTATSAINGNPISPVPTRTFRVQPRVQPAGTAMFAVPYGVGTARPEQLIAGTFRLQRFVYQDRNGNPVPDGEWARYTQSDTSDARASFSPPDADVTKVGVSGDFRPFGVGYFLTIPLATPLPVQNPPDTDNSYSIGLKPGWQMFGNPFPFVVDWNTVEVQSVNKRMSLQEAIADEFIRPQIYRWSPTELAYTWRAAPQGQLYPWEGAWVYCRKDCKLIVHPLPTSSRAPGDDRPAIRGDGWALRLAATAGGMRDARNYIGVTSDPDAAFDAVPKAPAPIESVRLTLLGDDGRTPYAQLLKPASTRNMEWTLSVVAPNVDGDVTLEWEEIVRSSSGVSYTLVDTVSGRRVSMNHTSSYSFRPDGDGTPRLFKVVATPASAAKLMVTGLGVTSSKGRGSVSYTVVYSLNREAHVSVSILSQTGKQVAVLSSGSRAAGANQAVWNGRDQAGISVPPGVYLAQVTATGSNGEQVRVVSPVVLTR; encoded by the coding sequence ATGAGAGAATGGTTGATTGGACTAAGCCTAGCGTTTGCTGCAGCAGTTGCTGCGCAGACGAACGAGGCAGGAGCTGTCGTCAACGGAGAGATCCGCGTGACGCTGGCACCAGGCACCACCGTTGCCCAGGCTAGGGCCTTTGCGGACGCAAATGGACTGGAGTTCGTGCGCGCCATGAGAGTGCCCAACTCCTTCCTGCTCCGCGTCAAGCAGGCCGCGATGCCTAACGCATCGCAGCTTGCCGCCGAGAAGGCGGCGGATCTCGCCAAGCTACCCGGAGTCCGAAATCCGGAGCCGAACTGGAAGTACTTCCGACACGAGCAGACACCGAACGATCCCCTCTACTCGCAGCAGTGGAATCTCAAGCAGATGAACGTGCACCTAACCTGGGACTTCCAGAAGGGCAAGGACGGGATAGTCGTCTGCGTGTTGGACACGTCAGTAGACATATCGCACCCCGACTTCCAGCTCGGGGGTGGGCAATCTCGATTGCTGCCAGGCTATAACGCCGACGACGACAGCGACGACCCCAGCCCAGGCCCTAACTGGCCGGACTCGCACGGGACGATGGTAGCGAGTGTGATTGCCGCGGCAACGAACAACGCGATCGGTATGGCCGGCGTGTGCTGGGAGGGTATCAAGATTCTCCCAATCCGTGCCACGGATAACCCCTGGTTCTTTTCTGCGGCCTTGTACGAGGAGTCGCTCCAGTGGGTGGTCGACTATAACAACTCGCGCACACCCAAAGTGGCCGTCCTAAATCTCAGCCTCGGTAGTTACAACCAAAGTGCCCGTGAAGAGGAGCTAATCAACCAGATCTTCAACCAGGGAACACTAATAGTCGCATCGTCGGGCAACGACCGACCGGTCCTGGCAGGTTGGCCGGCAAGCTACAAGAACGTCATCTCCATCGGTGCCACGGCACGCGGAGGCGCAATCGCCAGCTATTCCAACCCAGGCTCGACCGATCGATCGCGCAAAGTGGACTTCGCCGCACCCGCCGGAGACGGGTACGGGCCGTCGGAGGCCACCACGGTCATGGACATGCGCGGCATCTACACGACGGCAGTGGGAACTTCGTTCTCCGCGCCAATGGCTTCCGGGGCTATCGCGATGCTGCTCTCTCAGGGTGTCGCGCCAACGGATGTGTTCGACGTACTACGCTCCTCTGCTAACACGCACAACTTGAGTGTGCCGAACCCCGACTATGGTTACGGTGAGATCGACCTCTTCGAGGCACTGCGTCGCTTCGGCGGGTCGGTGCAGTTCCTGACACCCGCAGCCAACGAGGTCTTCGAGTACACGAACATTCGCGTTCGCATCCGACTCGGCAACGTCGTGCCCGAGTCGGTTGTAGTGCGTGACGGCACGACGGTGATTCCGCACGGCACCATTACACCCATTGACAGTGTCTTCTCTGAGATTGACTTCACGCGTGCGTTCTCCAGCGGCTCGCACACCCTGTCGGTCACGGCAACGAGCGCCATCAACGGGAATCCTATCTCGCCTGTGCCCACGCGAACGTTCCGAGTTCAGCCCAGGGTGCAACCGGCTGGAACTGCGATGTTCGCCGTGCCCTATGGTGTCGGGACTGCACGTCCGGAGCAGCTAATCGCTGGCACATTCCGGCTTCAACGATTCGTCTACCAGGACCGAAATGGCAACCCCGTGCCCGACGGAGAGTGGGCACGATACACTCAATCGGATACCAGCGACGCGAGGGCTTCCTTCTCCCCGCCCGATGCCGACGTGACGAAGGTGGGTGTCTCCGGCGACTTCCGACCCTTCGGCGTGGGTTACTTCCTGACCATTCCGCTAGCCACGCCGCTGCCAGTGCAAAACCCACCGGACACTGATAACTCGTATAGCATCGGACTGAAGCCTGGTTGGCAGATGTTCGGTAACCCATTCCCCTTCGTGGTGGATTGGAACACGGTCGAGGTGCAGTCGGTAAACAAGCGAATGAGCCTGCAGGAGGCCATCGCGGACGAGTTCATCAGGCCACAGATCTATCGCTGGTCCCCCACGGAGCTAGCATATACCTGGCGCGCTGCACCACAGGGCCAGCTCTACCCGTGGGAGGGTGCTTGGGTCTACTGCCGCAAGGACTGCAAGCTGATTGTTCACCCGCTCCCGACCTCATCTCGCGCTCCCGGCGATGATCGCCCGGCCATTCGTGGCGACGGATGGGCACTGCGACTCGCCGCAACTGCAGGTGGCATGCGCGACGCACGTAACTACATCGGCGTCACTTCGGACCCAGACGCGGCGTTTGATGCCGTGCCGAAGGCGCCAGCACCGATCGAATCCGTGAGACTAACCCTCCTCGGGGACGACGGCCGAACACCTTACGCCCAGCTCCTAAAGCCGGCTAGCACGCGCAACATGGAGTGGACCCTGTCGGTGGTTGCACCGAACGTCGACGGTGACGTTACGTTGGAGTGGGAGGAGATCGTTCGCTCGAGCTCGGGAGTGTCCTACACGTTGGTGGACACGGTGTCCGGGCGCAGAGTCTCGATGAACCATACGAGCAGCTACAGCTTCCGACCCGATGGAGACGGGACGCCTAGGCTCTTCAAGGTCGTGGCGACCCCGGCCTCCGCAGCCAAGCTGATGGTAACGGGATTGGGAGTCACATCGTCCAAAGGTCGAGGGAGTGTGAGCTACACGGTGGTGTACTCGTTGAACCGCGAGGCCCATGTAAGCGTTAGCATTCTCTCCCAGACCGGAAAGCAAGTGGCCGTTCTGTCCAGCGGCTCGCGGGCGGCAGGCGCCAATCAGGCCGTGTGGAATGGTCGCGACCAGGCAGGCATCTCAGTGCCGCCAGGCGTGTACCTGGCGCAGGTCACTGCGACCGGCTCGAACGGCGAACAGGTTAGGGTCGTGAGCCCCGTGGTGCTCACGCGCTAG